A region of the Candidatus Methylomirabilis oxygeniifera genome:
GCCCGGCAGCGGGCTCGATCCCGCGATACTCACGCATCATGTTCAGCGTACGGTCGATGCCGTCGCGGCCATCGTGGTCGAGGATGCCGAAGTAAAGGGCACCCTCCAGGAAACGGAGCACTACGTCACGGCTTTCCTCGACCGGTACTGGCCGGTAATTCCCGCGCTTGTCGGTCCCGGGTATCCAAAATCTGTGGTGGCGATGGCGGAAGAGCAGGGCGCTGTCTGTATCGAGACGCTCGTCGAGCGCACTATGCCTCGGCTCCAGTATGCGGAACGCCTCCTCGCCCATGCGCAGTCGTTCGGGTGGAGGATTCCGGATGGAGCCGGTGGCGAGTTGGTGATTCCGGGAGTGATCGCCAGGCTGGGTGAGGATCGCCTGACCGGCACCCTTCGCATCTACGAGTGGCAGATCGAGCAGCAGAAGTTCCCCTACCTCAATGCGTTTCTCCGCTTCCAGCAGACGGGGGTCGCGCTGGGATGGCTTCGGAGCCAGTATCCGGAGCGGGAGACCGTCTATGCGGAAGTCAGCCTGCTCTCGGACACTACCTGGGAGTGGAGCCGGACGGCTCAGGAGCTTCATCTGCTGGAGGGGCTACTGCAACAGCAGGCGGATCAGGCACAACCCTTGATGCCGTTCGGGACGCCACCAGTCCAGTTCGGAAGAAATTAGCCCCGGTCGTGCGCACCCCAAGGGATCGCACTCCTGATCCCTGGGGGCCTTCATAACCCCTCCTCCGGCTCGTTCGATGGACCGCGAGGTTCAGCCGAGCAGCCGATGAAGCGAAAGGCACTCCCTATGCCAGAACGCACTGCAACACATCTGCAACGTCTCACCGAAACGCTGGGCGCGCCAGTAAGTCACACTCCTGTGGTGTCCCACGCCAGAAAGCGCCGTCATCTTCGTTCTCATGATCGTCAACGACCGATGGCCACCGCACTGTCAACCCTTACGGAGGGCTCTTCAACGGCCCTCCAATCCGATATTGCGATCGAGTTCCTCGCAATAGAGTCGAATGAGGCTCCACGAGCTGAATCGAAAATTCCGCACGCTATCGAGATTCTGGTACAATGCCTCCACCAATACGTGGAGGCGCATCCGGAACGGTTCCAGATCCGAGAGACCGAGACACCTACCTGCCGGATCAAGACCGTGACCCTCAACAAGGAGTAATACCATCATGCGCATCGCCTTCTATGGTCGTTACAGTTCCGATAACCAGCGAGAAACCTCTATCGAGGATCAGCGCCGGATCGTGACACGCTGGGCCGAACAGCACGGACATACCCTCGTTACCGAGTTCACAGATTACGCCACGTCTGCCGCCAGCCTCAAGATCCTCAATGGCCTGCAGCAAGCCCTTCATGCGG
Encoded here:
- a CDS encoding protein of unknown function (Evidence 5 : No homology to any previously reported sequences), translated to MSTRTRILHLPPAMDTRTCSRWACLQRMPGSGLDPAILTHHVQRTVDAVAAIVVEDAEVKGTLQETEHYVTAFLDRYWPVIPALVGPGYPKSVVAMAEEQGAVCIETLVERTMPRLQYAERLLAHAQSFGWRIPDGAGGELVIPGVIARLGEDRLTGTLRIYEWQIEQQKFPYLNAFLRFQQTGVALGWLRSQYPERETVYAEVSLLSDTTWEWSRTAQELHLLEGLLQQQADQAQPLMPFGTPPVQFGRN
- a CDS encoding protein of unknown function (Evidence 5 : No homology to any previously reported sequences); translation: MKRKALPMPERTATHLQRLTETLGAPVSHTPVVSHARKRRHLRSHDRQRPMATALSTLTEGSSTALQSDIAIEFLAIESNEAPRAESKIPHAIEILVQCLHQYVEAHPERFQIRETETPTCRIKTVTLNKE